The following is a genomic window from Ethanoligenens harbinense YUAN-3.
CTGACCGCGGAGCACCTGGTGGAAAAAGCCAAAGCGGCTATCGCGCTCAAAACGCGCTGAGCACGTTCGATCATTCAAAAGCCGACAGCGCCGGAAACGGCGGTGCCGGCTTTTTGCAAACCCGCTTTGTCGAAAAAAGAAGAGTGGGATACCTGTGCGGGCCGCCTGCGTGAATGGCGGACCTGCCGGGCAAACTGTTGATACAGGCATGTGCAGGGAGGACGATCATGGAAATTTTAGGCTTGGACGACACGCAGGTGCGCGCATCCCGCGCGCAGTACGGTGAAAACCGTATCACGGAGAAGATGCAGGAGGGGTTCTGGATGAAATTCCGGACCAATCTGGGTGACCCGATGATCCGTATTCTCTGTGTCGCACTGGCCGTGAACGTGCTGTTTGCCATCCTGGGGCAGACCAGATGGTATGAATCGCTGGGCATCGCGGCGGCGGTGCTGCTGGCCACGCTGGTATCTACCTTTTCGGAATACCGCAACGAGAACGCGTTCCGGCGCTTGCAGGCCGAGGCGGCGGCTATTCGCTGCAAAGTCTATCGAAACGGAGAGATCGTAGAACTGCCCATCACCGAACTTGTGGTGGACGACTGCGTGCTGCTCCAGGCGGGAGACCGTGTGCCGGCGGACGGCGCGCTGGTGCGCGGCAGCTTGAAAGTGGATCAGTCTATCCTCAACGGCGAGGCCAAGGAAGCCGAGAAGGTCGTGATGCCGGAAAACTATATCGAGCAAAACGGCGGAATGGATTTCCTTGATCCCTATCAGGTTTTCTGCGGTTCGGTGGTCTGCACGGGGAATGCGGTGATGCGCGTCACCACGGTGGGTGACCATTCGGTCTACGGGCAGATTGCGGGCGAGCTTCAGGTGGACAGCGAGCGCGATTCGCCGTTGAAAGTGAAACTGACAAGACTGGCCGGCGGCATCAGCCGGTTTGGATATATCGGCGGCGTGGGCATCGCACTGGCGGTGCTGTTTGAGCGCATCGTGGTGCGCAACGGGTTCGACTCCGCGCGTATCCTTGCCTACTGCGCCAACTGGATGGGCCTGCTCAACCAGTTGGTGGAAGCGGTTATACTCGCGGTCATCATCATCGTCATGGCGGTGCCGGAGGGTCTGCCGCTGATGATCGCCATCGTGTCGGCGCTGAACATGGGCCGCATGCTGCGCGATCACGTGCTGGTGCGGAAAATCTCCGGTATCGAGACGGCGGGCAGCCTGAACATTCTGTTCAGCGACAAGACCGGCACCATCACCAAGGGCAAGCTGGAGGCCGTCATTTTTCTGGACGGGCAGGGCAGGGCCTATCCCAGCTATGACGAGGTGGTGGGCGGTTTGGGACGAATACTCGCACTCAGTCTGCACCATAACACCGATGCCGTGGTCACCGGCGAGGGTAAGAACATGCGGGTGGTGGGCGGCAACGCCACCGAGCGGGCCATCCTCAGTTTTGCCGCAAGGCGCAACGAGGCTCCGCACGCAGCGACCATCCATTCCATCCCGTTCGACAGTGCGAACAAATATTCAGCCGCGCAGATCGAGGGCGAGCGCACCCTTACGCTCATCAAAGGCGCGCCTGAAACAATTTTGCCGCGTTGCCGTTCGTATTACGACGCACATGGACGGCCCCAGCCATATGCGCACGGGCTCTGTGCGGACGGCTGTGTGGTTGCTCACATCGACGCGTTGGCGCACCGCGCCATTCGGGTGCTGGCATTGGCCGTGAGCCACCAGCCGCTGCGGGGGGACGCGTTGCCCGAGGGGGACGACTGGACACTGGTGGGCGTCATCGGCATACGCGATGAGGTGCGGCCGGAATCGGTGGAGGCTATCCGCGAGGTGCACGGCGCGGGCGTGCAGGTGGTGATGATTACCGGTGACCGGCGGGAAACCGCAGTGGCCATTGCCAGAGAGGCTGGTTTGTTCACCGGGAATGATGACCTCGTGCTCACTTCGGATGAACTGGCGCGGCTTTCCGATGTCCATGTGAAAGCGAAAATGCGGCAGATCCGCGTAGTGGCGCGCGCCCTGCCCAGCGACAAGAGCCGTCTGGTACGTCTGGCGCAGGAGATGGGGCTGGTGGCCGGGATGACAGGCGATGGCGTCAACGATTCGCCCGCACTGAAACTGGCGGACGTGGGCTTTGCAATGGGCGGCGGCACCGAGGTGGCCAAGGAGGCGGGTGATATCGTCATCATGGACGACAATTTCAGTTCCATCGACAAGACCATCCTGTATGGCCGCACCATTTTCAACAGCATCCGCAAGTTCATCGTCTTCCAGCTTACCATCAACGTGGCCGCCGTGCTGCTTTCGCTGGTTGCGCCGTTTCTGGGGATGGACAACCCGCTTTCCATCATGCAGATCCTGTGGGTGAATCTGGTAATGGATACGCTGGCCGCACTGGCGTTTGGTGGAGAGCCGGCGCTGCGCCGTTATATGCAGGAACGGCCCAAGCGGCGCGACGAGGCGATTGTCAGCCGCTCTATGTGGAGCTCTATCCTTACCGGCAGCCTGTGGATATTTGCGATGGGTATGGTCTTTTTATATGCACCGTTTGTACGCGGCTGGTTCCGTCCGGCGGCAGATGCCCGGTATCTCTACACCGGCTTTTTTGCGTTTTTCATTTTCTCCGCGGTCTGCAACGCATTCAATGCCCGCGCCGACACGGCCCGTCTGTTTGAGCACCTCGGGCGCAACAAGGTTTTTCTTCAGATCATCGCGCTGATCGTCACCGTACAAATCGGCATGACCTATCTGGGCGGCACGGTTCTGCGTTGTTACGGGCTGCATGCACGGGAATGGTTGGTGGTCATCCTGCTCGCGCTTTCCATCCTTCCGGTAGATCTGCTGCGCAAGGCCATTCTAGTAAGACGCCGTTCGCGCCCGTCTTGACAGGGTTCGTGTTTTTGCAATGAAAAAAGGCTCTCCCGATTTTCGGGAGAGTCTTTGACTGTTGTCGCTTATTTTTTGGTAATCAGAAACGCGTTGGGCAGATAACGTTCGCCGTCCGCACTGGAAGGGTTGTTGACCACCTTGGCGTTGGTACCGTCGTTGTAGACCAACGTGGAGGAAGAACCGCCGTCCAACGTGGCGGCCTCGTAGGCACCGTACTTCACCATGAGCTGCTGCAAGTCCTTGAATGTGGCGCCGTCGCTCACGCCGGGGCGCCTGCCATCGATGATGAGGAAGATCAATACGCCGGTTTTGGTTTGGCCGATGGCGGTGCGCGGCTGGGGCGCGCCTCCCGAATACGCCGTCATGGAGGAAAGCTGCCCGTCCATGATGAGGAACGGAGACCATTCCACGGCGGTCTTCAGTCCCTTGAGCCCCGCGCTCTGCGTAGCTTGGCTGGCAGTCAGCTTTTGCAGTGTGAGGCGGTTGGCGGAATCCAGCCCGATGATGGAATGGATGCTGGTGTTGCTTTGCAGGGGGTGTTCAATCTTGAAGTTGGAGATGAGCAGTGCATTGGGCGTGCCGCCGTTGCCCTCCCCGCCCGGATCCTCAAAGCCGCCGGCATTGATGCCCACATATGCGCCGGTGCGTTCTACCATATGCGAGATACGTTCGCCGCTGGTGCCGAATTTGTAAGAAAGTGCCATATAAACGCGGGAGGGGTCATATACCTTGACCACCCAGCCTTTGTAGAGGTGCCCAAGCCCGCTGTCCGAACGGATCCGGATAAAGCCGACGCCGTTGATGATGTTTTCCTGACCGTATTCGGTGGGCAGGGTGGTGGCGGTGTCCTTTACCTTGCCCGATACCTTGATAGCGTTCGGGTTGGTATTGTTGGACGGTTCCACCACCTGGTTGCTGGCCAGAATGGCATTGATGGTTTTCTGGTCAAAGAGCATGGTGGCCAGCCATTGGTGCTGGCCGGTGCCCATGGCCGTTGTCACCCACATATTGCGTACATAGGGGAAGGGGCCGTACATGACGAAGAGCCCGATGCAGAAGATGCCAACCAGTGTGCCAAAAAAAGATAGGAAAAAATGCTGCACTGCGCGTTTCTTGCGTTTTTTCTGCGCCAGCTTTTTCTGTTGCTTGACCTTGCGCACGATCTCTCTGCGCTGGGCTTCGATTGAATCATCCATTTTCATCCATACTCCTGGACCGTGCCGCATCCCGCCCGGCAGCCGGCGCGGGAACGGAAAAGGGTTGCACACAATGTTTTCATTATACCGTCCGCCCCTGAAAAAAGCAAGAAGAAATAGGCCGCGGTGTATGGACACTTGTATTCTCCGGGCAGGACTGCTATAATAAAAGAAATATCCCGTTTTTGGGTTTTACACAAGATATTCCGGGGCTGTGGACATTTCTCATACAAAAAATGTAAAAATGTGCGCTCCCTTTCACCGGCAGGCCGCCGGCATCCCCGCGGTCTGCCGGTCCTGTGCGTCAAAACCGGGATCTGGCGCAAAATCTGAGGATTTCAGATCGCTTGATTATTTTTTACATAATGAAAGGGTATGAGTTTGCATGGCAGAGATAAGCGTGGAGCTTACAAAAACACCAAAGAAAAAACCGCAGGATGAGCATCATCTCCCGTTCGGGGACATTTTTACCGACCATATGTTTCTGATGGACTATGATGAAGGACAGGGATGGCACGATGCGCGCATCGTGCCCTATGGCCCGCTGCCCATCGACCCGGCTGCCATGGTATTGCATTACGCGCAGGAAGTGTTTGAGGGACTGAAAGCCTACAAGACACAGGACGGCCGCATTCTGCTCTTCCGTCCGGAGGAAAATTTCAAACGCATGAATGTTTCCAACGAGCGGCTCTGCATTCCGCCTATCGATCCGGCGTTTATGATCGAGGCGCTGAATAA
Proteins encoded in this region:
- a CDS encoding calcium-translocating P-type ATPase, PMCA-type, coding for MEILGLDDTQVRASRAQYGENRITEKMQEGFWMKFRTNLGDPMIRILCVALAVNVLFAILGQTRWYESLGIAAAVLLATLVSTFSEYRNENAFRRLQAEAAAIRCKVYRNGEIVELPITELVVDDCVLLQAGDRVPADGALVRGSLKVDQSILNGEAKEAEKVVMPENYIEQNGGMDFLDPYQVFCGSVVCTGNAVMRVTTVGDHSVYGQIAGELQVDSERDSPLKVKLTRLAGGISRFGYIGGVGIALAVLFERIVVRNGFDSARILAYCANWMGLLNQLVEAVILAVIIIVMAVPEGLPLMIAIVSALNMGRMLRDHVLVRKISGIETAGSLNILFSDKTGTITKGKLEAVIFLDGQGRAYPSYDEVVGGLGRILALSLHHNTDAVVTGEGKNMRVVGGNATERAILSFAARRNEAPHAATIHSIPFDSANKYSAAQIEGERTLTLIKGAPETILPRCRSYYDAHGRPQPYAHGLCADGCVVAHIDALAHRAIRVLALAVSHQPLRGDALPEGDDWTLVGVIGIRDEVRPESVEAIREVHGAGVQVVMITGDRRETAVAIAREAGLFTGNDDLVLTSDELARLSDVHVKAKMRQIRVVARALPSDKSRLVRLAQEMGLVAGMTGDGVNDSPALKLADVGFAMGGGTEVAKEAGDIVIMDDNFSSIDKTILYGRTIFNSIRKFIVFQLTINVAAVLLSLVAPFLGMDNPLSIMQILWVNLVMDTLAALAFGGEPALRRYMQERPKRRDEAIVSRSMWSSILTGSLWIFAMGMVFLYAPFVRGWFRPAADARYLYTGFFAFFIFSAVCNAFNARADTARLFEHLGRNKVFLQIIALIVTVQIGMTYLGGTVLRCYGLHAREWLVVILLALSILPVDLLRKAILVRRRSRPS
- a CDS encoding phosphodiester glycosidase family protein; this translates as MDDSIEAQRREIVRKVKQQKKLAQKKRKKRAVQHFFLSFFGTLVGIFCIGLFVMYGPFPYVRNMWVTTAMGTGQHQWLATMLFDQKTINAILASNQVVEPSNNTNPNAIKVSGKVKDTATTLPTEYGQENIINGVGFIRIRSDSGLGHLYKGWVVKVYDPSRVYMALSYKFGTSGERISHMVERTGAYVGINAGGFEDPGGEGNGGTPNALLISNFKIEHPLQSNTSIHSIIGLDSANRLTLQKLTASQATQSAGLKGLKTAVEWSPFLIMDGQLSSMTAYSGGAPQPRTAIGQTKTGVLIFLIIDGRRPGVSDGATFKDLQQLMVKYGAYEAATLDGGSSSTLVYNDGTNAKVVNNPSSADGERYLPNAFLITKK